In a genomic window of Tepidibacillus fermentans:
- a CDS encoding GntR family transcriptional regulator, whose amino-acid sequence MHRRYLEIYEEIKNAILAGTYRPGEKLSSEHEFCQKYRVSRGTIRRALELLAEEGFVHSLHGKGVFVLDKHPITFSFGGLISFKEASEGNDQPFQTYVPKFEEIIIDQSLHKKTNLPIGEEAYHIYRVPIHGIAFEPTEGEVVAPIDGEIIQLFHTKHAVGIRSKGGLEILTSHRKKSPTSKREGATKPVKVGDEFRLGVA is encoded by the coding sequence ATGCACAGGAGATACCTCGAAATCTACGAAGAGATTAAAAATGCAATACTAGCCGGAACCTATCGTCCAGGTGAAAAACTATCTTCTGAACACGAATTTTGTCAAAAATATAGGGTCAGCCGAGGGACTATTCGTAGAGCACTAGAGTTGCTTGCAGAAGAAGGTTTTGTTCACAGTTTGCACGGGAAGGGCGTTTTTGTCTTAGATAAACACCCAATTACATTCTCCTTCGGGGGTCTTATTAGTTTCAAGGAAGCAAGTGAAGGTAATGATCAGCCTTTTCAGACGTATGTTCCTAAATTTGAGGAGATCATCATTGATCAATCCCTCCATAAGAAAACGAATTTACCAATTGGTGAAGAAGCATATCATATCTATCGTGTACCTATTCATGGCATTGCCTTTGAACCAACTGAAGGAGAAGTAGTTGCACCCATTGATGGGGAGATTATTCAACTTTTCCATACGAAACATGCAGTGGGAATTCGTAGTAAAGGTGGATTAGAAATTTTAACCTCCCATCGAAAGAAGTCTCCCACTTCTAAACGTGAAGGTGCAACAAAACCAGTGAAAGTGGGAGATGAATTTCGGTTAGGCGTAGCCTAA